In Rutidosis leptorrhynchoides isolate AG116_Rl617_1_P2 chromosome 2, CSIRO_AGI_Rlap_v1, whole genome shotgun sequence, one genomic interval encodes:
- the LOC139892325 gene encoding uncharacterized protein, giving the protein MELLVPHTCISTSVSRLLRKPAAPSPRVSIAPSQFNHSLVSINQRYISNFNSVMESQKSSTVCSASSVIAAVDTVKDRIGTVKRVTNETNVFVELNLDGVGSPDSSTGIPFLDHMLDQLASHGLFDVHVKAVGDIHIDDHHTNEDVALAIGTALLNALGDRKGINRFGDFTAPLDEALVHVSLDLSGRPHLSYDLQIPTERVGTYDTQLVEHFFQSLVNTSGMTLHIRQLAGKNSHHIIEATFKAFARALRHATEYDPRRRGTVPSSKGVLSRS; this is encoded by the exons ATGGAACTATTGGTCCCACACACTTGCATCAGTACTTCAGTTTCTCGACTGCTTCGAAAACCAGCTGCACCTTCACCTAGGGTTTCAATCGCACCATCGCAATTCAATCATTCACTTGTTTCTATCAATCAACGATATATTAGCAACTTCAATTCCGTAATGGAATCACAAAAATCATCAACAGTTTGTAGCGCCTCTTCTGTCATCGCTGCTGTAGATACAG TCAAAGATCGAATTGGAACGGTAAAAAGGGTTACAAATGAAACGAATGTATTTGTGGAATTAAATTTGGATGGCGTTGGTTCACCTGACAGCTCCACTGGAATACCTTTTCTTGATCACATGCTAGAT CAACTTGCATCCCATGGATTATTCGATGTTCATGTGAAAGCTGTTGGGGATATTCACATTGATGATCACCACACTAACGAAGATGTTGCCCTTGCCATTGGAACG GCCTTGCTGAATGCACTTGGTGATAGGAAAGGAATTAACCGGTTTGGTGACTTCACAGCTCCACTTGATGAGGCACTAGTACATGTTTCTCTG GATTTATCTGGAAGGCCACACTTAAGTTATGACTTGCAAATTCCCACAGAGAGAGTTGGAACGTATGACACACAG CTCGTGGAACACTTTTTCCAGTCATTGGTCAATACATCTGGAATGACACTTCACATCCGACAG CTTGCTGGGAAAAATTCTCACCATATAATTGAGGCAACATTCAAAGCATTTGCAAGAGCTCTCAGACATGCAACCGAATATGATCCACGGCGTCGTGGGACCGTCCCTAG CTCAAAAGGGGTGTTGTCTCGTTCTTAA